The Rhodoferax sediminis genome has a segment encoding these proteins:
- a CDS encoding aromatic ring-hydroxylating dioxygenase subunit alpha has product MNAPQASSSALSRWSQPGSSRIPFWAYTDGQLYQRELEAIFYGAHWCYVGLEVEIPNVGDYKLSHIGERQVLMVRDRVAPKDRDTDSGIRVVENRCVHRGVRFCQKLQGNARSFVCPYHQWTYKLNGDLAGLPFKDGVKDGDCVNGGMPEGFELKDHGLTKLRVATLHGLVLATFSDETEPLQDYLGPNVMPWLERIFKGHTLTLLGYNRQRIPGNWKLMMENIKDPYHPGLLHTWFVTFGLWRADQKSRMVMDAQGRHAVMISRKNEGGQAAVTQGVTSFKAGMTLHDDRLLDVVPEPWWRIPDPSNPGAEITPTVTMITLFPSLIIQQQVNSLSTRHIVPRGAGEFDFVWTHFGFADDTPEMTRRRLRQSNLFGPAGFVSADDGEVIELSQGGFRQWGEGGSTLCELGGTGTEMTEHMVTETLIRSMYAYWKKVMAV; this is encoded by the coding sequence ATGAACGCACCTCAGGCTTCAAGTTCTGCTCTTTCCCGCTGGAGCCAGCCAGGCTCCAGCCGCATTCCATTTTGGGCCTATACCGACGGCCAGTTGTACCAGCGCGAACTGGAAGCCATTTTTTACGGCGCGCACTGGTGCTACGTGGGCCTGGAGGTCGAGATACCCAATGTGGGCGACTACAAGCTGAGCCATATCGGCGAGCGCCAGGTGCTGATGGTGCGCGACCGTGTGGCCCCCAAAGACCGCGATACAGACAGCGGCATCCGTGTGGTGGAAAACCGCTGCGTGCACCGTGGCGTGCGCTTTTGCCAGAAGCTGCAGGGCAACGCGCGCAGCTTTGTCTGCCCGTACCACCAGTGGACCTACAAGCTCAACGGCGATCTGGCGGGCTTGCCGTTCAAGGATGGGGTGAAGGACGGCGACTGCGTCAACGGCGGCATGCCGGAGGGCTTCGAGCTCAAGGACCACGGCCTGACGAAGCTGCGCGTGGCCACCCTGCACGGGCTGGTGTTGGCCACCTTCAGCGACGAGACCGAGCCGCTGCAGGATTACCTCGGCCCCAACGTCATGCCGTGGCTGGAGCGCATCTTCAAGGGGCACACGCTCACGCTGCTGGGCTACAACCGCCAGCGCATTCCGGGCAACTGGAAACTCATGATGGAAAACATCAAGGACCCGTACCACCCGGGCCTGCTGCACACCTGGTTCGTGACCTTCGGGCTGTGGCGGGCCGACCAGAAATCGCGCATGGTGATGGACGCGCAGGGCCGCCACGCGGTGATGATTTCCAGAAAGAACGAAGGCGGGCAAGCTGCGGTGACGCAGGGCGTGACCAGCTTCAAGGCCGGCATGACGCTGCACGACGACCGCCTGCTCGACGTAGTGCCGGAGCCGTGGTGGCGTATCCCCGACCCGTCGAATCCGGGTGCCGAGATCACGCCGACCGTAACGATGATCACGCTGTTCCCCAGCCTCATCATCCAGCAACAGGTCAACTCGCTGTCCACGCGCCACATCGTGCCGCGCGGCGCGGGCGAGTTCGATTTTGTCTGGACGCATTTCGGCTTTGCCGACGACACGCCCGAGATGACGCGGCGCCGGCTGCGCCAGTCGAATCTGTTCGGCCCGGCCGGCTTTGTGAGCGCTGACGACGGCGAGGTGATCGAACTGAGTCAGGGCGGTTTCCGCCAGTGGGGCGAGGGCGGTTCGACCCTGTGTGAACTGGGCGGCACCGGCACGGAGATGACCGAGCACATGGTGACGGAGACCCTGATCCGCAGCATGTATGCCTACTGGAAGAAGGTGATGGCCGTATGA
- a CDS encoding DedA family protein, with protein MELIAFLIDFILHVDKHLEAFVTSYGLWVYALLFLIIFVETGLVVMPFLPGDSLLFVAGAMCGVGLMNYPLTVALLLAAAVLGNQSNYTIGHYFGPRVFQWEDSKFFNKRAFDQAHSFYERYGGITIVAARFMPFVRTFAPFVAGVAQMTRRKFTLFDVTGGALWVGGLVTVGYFFGNIPFVKANLEKVIWALILIPGLFVLLGAWKARRGQAASRSTGPN; from the coding sequence ATGGAACTTATTGCTTTTCTGATCGACTTCATCCTGCACGTGGACAAGCACCTCGAGGCGTTTGTCACCAGCTACGGCCTGTGGGTCTATGCACTGCTGTTTTTGATTATTTTTGTCGAGACCGGCCTCGTGGTCATGCCGTTCTTGCCGGGGGACTCGCTCCTGTTCGTCGCCGGTGCGATGTGCGGCGTGGGCCTGATGAACTACCCGCTGACGGTTGCGCTGCTGCTGGCCGCCGCGGTGCTGGGCAACCAGTCCAACTACACGATCGGCCATTATTTCGGGCCCCGGGTGTTCCAGTGGGAAGACTCCAAGTTTTTCAACAAGCGGGCGTTCGACCAGGCGCACAGCTTTTACGAACGCTATGGCGGCATCACCATCGTGGCGGCGCGCTTCATGCCGTTCGTGCGCACCTTCGCGCCCTTCGTGGCGGGCGTGGCGCAGATGACGCGGCGCAAATTCACGCTGTTCGATGTGACCGGCGGCGCGCTGTGGGTGGGCGGACTCGTCACCGTCGGTTATTTCTTCGGCAACATCCCGTTTGTCAAGGCGAACCTTGAAAAGGTGATCTGGGCGCTGATCCTGATCCCGGGGCTGTTCGTCCTGTTGGGCGCCTGGAAGGCCCGCAGAGGGCAGGCGGCCTCAAGGTCAACGGGTCCGAATTGA
- a CDS encoding aromatic-ring-hydroxylating dioxygenase subunit beta yields MSTHAPTAGSVEALLLQHQIDQLNAACAAALDEQRFEAWPEFFLPDASYKVQARENFDRGLPLALIDLESQGMMKDRVYGVTQTIFHAPYYMRHIVSPAQVLAVNNGIIHAQAHYAVFRTKPGGVSEVYNVGRYIDRIVRTEAGLRFQSRQCIYDSEMVLNSLIYPV; encoded by the coding sequence ATGAGCACCCACGCCCCAACGGCCGGGAGTGTCGAAGCCTTGCTGCTGCAGCACCAGATCGACCAGCTCAACGCCGCCTGCGCGGCCGCGCTGGACGAGCAGCGCTTCGAGGCCTGGCCCGAATTCTTTCTGCCGGATGCAAGCTACAAGGTGCAGGCCCGCGAGAACTTCGACCGCGGCCTGCCGCTGGCGCTGATCGACCTGGAGAGCCAGGGCATGATGAAGGATCGGGTCTACGGCGTGACCCAGACGATCTTCCACGCGCCGTACTACATGCGGCACATCGTCAGCCCCGCGCAGGTGCTGGCGGTGAACAACGGCATCATTCATGCGCAGGCCCATTACGCCGTGTTCCGGACCAAACCCGGCGGCGTGAGCGAGGTCTACAACGTGGGCCGCTACATCGACCGGATCGTGCGCACCGAGGCCGGCCTGCGCTTTCAAAGTCGCCAGTGCATCTACGACAGCGAGATGGTTCTCAACTCGCTGATCTACCCGGTCTGA